TCCCTGGAAGCAAACATATAAATTACTGAAGTGAGttcctacctgtctgtctgctttgcTTATTGAAGCAGGGAGGAAAACCATAAAACCCCCAGAGTCCTTTAGGACGATCTCTGACCGCCACCTGCAGCGTCTCCTCCATAAACCTCCGAGCGCTCTCCTCAAACTTCAGCTTCGCCAATGACGTCTTGGCTCTTTCAGACAAGTCAGGTCTCTCCTGCTTCACCAGCAGCTTGGACAGCTGACGATACTTCATCTTGATTCCAAAGTTTCTCTCCCACAATGGCCGCCACTCTTCCCAGTCAATGACAGCTAAACCGTTGAATTTGGGATGCAGTGATCTGGAGATTTGCGTCACTGCCAGGGAAAGGTGAGCCGAGAGGTCACCAAGCTGAGGTGTTCCTCCGTTGACCTTCCTGCCGTCTCTGGAGAGGTATGGATATTTCCCCAGGCGGTCCCGGTAGAAAATGGTCATATTCTGGAAATAGAAAAGCCAACAGAACATAGTTAATCTATGAATATGGGtcattttggatttttatttcaatttcagtTCTTCAGAAATATAAACCTTCTTGTGATATTAGAACAGTTACTTCAGTGTAGGATCAGTATGCtccactcccccccccaccacactcACCTGTCCCTGGAAGCGTTGCCGTCTGTTCTCAACGATGTCGAAGTCGTTCAGGTCCAGGTGGATGTTGTAGCGTTTCCCACACTGAGCTGTGGGCATGTTCCACACCACAACGAAGGGGTGCTCCTGCAGGATCGGAGCTGCCGCAGCCACAACAGAAACAGGGTCACGGCCGTGGACATATGTTTGTGATGGAGAGGTGCATGGTGGGAAGATGGATAgaaggagaaggtggaggaaggGGAGAAGTAGGTGAAGGAGCACCATGGCTGCTGCTCACCCACTGATGTTTCCGTcctgagagagaagaggaatgAGCCAATAAGATTTGAGGatgaggacattttttaatcattggAATCAACTTACAAGTAACCATGGTTTTCTAACTcgaatatgtgtccctagcctgtctgTTACAGCTATTATGTATGTTTCCCTGTGCTGTGTGTTCcttctccacttcctgttgtctccagcccaggtgaagccaCTAATTGAACAAGAGGCCTCGGTGCTTAAAAGGCCAGAgctggctgcagagaggagaggcattTTGAGGAGGCAtttggagttgggactgctgtgcctctcttgtctgttgtcttttgtttctcatttgatctttgttatcatttagtgtgtcatattgtaataaatccctttgttttgacttttgttaagGTGTTTTGTGTCGTTTAACGGGTCAATGTGTGGATTGTTGTTAGCCCCACAGGGCCGCCTTATGGCCGGGCGTAACATGTTTAAGAACCCCCaagttatgagaaaagtccatcctctccgtcttttgtgTGCTCAACTTTCCaggaaatgtgtgctcaaagaTTTtcccatcatgacatcacaaagggcagtagcccctcccccatgtGGGTTTCACTCCAACAgctataggcatgatcaaattcaggatcagagtggattcataacaagaaacttcacagaaaatgttttgggacctctgagacttgaatgaccaatatgtaactctgacacctagtgcttaaaatgggtactgcagtccaaattcaaaacattggggAAAGCCATCCATGTCCaggacacagaagcttcagtgtttaaccagctctgcatcttGAAACCTTTATGCGCTTAATCTAACATAACCTTTGACTCTTAATATTTTAAATCATCGCCAATGATTATCCTAGTTTGACTAAGTTTCTGGTCTTGGAGCTTGATAGAAAAATGTTGAGGTCTTTAGGTCGAGTAGAATCAGTTttgcttgcccgcttccatcgctgcaacacctgttggtttgccgtttgcctggaAAACCGAGGGggcaaaacggccgtgtgggggtgccttaaaaccgcctaccttctctggtctaAAGAATTACAGACCATTTCAGACCAGAATCGACCcttaggaggacatactgactgctgcattgttgtcagagaaaccagcacttcaacatagcatgcttctttaatgtctgatgatatagtcaGGTCAcgttatgatttaattcagtagatatcttacatattggaccttcaattaaacttgttttaaaggaggacaatatgtgacctttaatcaaacacatttacaggaaTTCATAAAGGAATTTAACTTGTTATTGCTCTCAGTGATATTCTGTGAATGgttataacattttaaaataaacacaaatcaaaatgattcatcattcatttcttttatttgacataTTGTGTTCATGTTCAAGTATCAGACCAGATAAGATGCATCACTCTCAAACCTCTTAATCTTTCAAACTCAATAAGGCTTCAGTTCAACAAGGCACATTTCAACTCACAGTAACAGTATCACATGATCGATCAGCAGCACGCACACACGGGGAGGTCGGCAACATTTGAAGGCAATGGCTGCTCAAAAGGCAAAGGTAACTTTTCCTGTTTAAGTTTTTCAGATTGGCCAAAATAGGTTTGCTCTTAAATACTGTTCAAcatgttcaccttttttaaaagacCCCTCTCTACCTGCTGTCTTTATCAGTTATaatattttgttaaaataataatttgtgtCTAAATACTTTCTGTTAGTGTTATCAAAAGGGCTCACGAGTTTCTTCTTACATCCAGTAAGTTTCATATTGGATCATGATTGGCTTCCAAAcaagctgtgatgtcacaacaTTTCAGACAAACATCTTAAACTCAGATTGAAGGTTGGATGTGAGAGAATCCATCAAGTATTAAACTCATTCATCATTCTGCAAAAGTGAGTTACAGAGTGATCTTTGGATTTTGCAGATGTAGAGAAATTCACCAGGTTAAGGATGGACTCAGGAACTCACAGAATACATTCAGGTGAAAGCAGAGTTTTATGTTGTTCTCTTCATCAGTGATTTGGTAGTAAAACAACGGTTGAGTTTCtttaaaaactattaaaagGCTCGCTGAAGTCAAGTGTTTTCCACTTGTCACTTATACGTAAGAGGATGAGGGTCAGACATCAGAGATCAATAATGAAAGGAGTTAGATTTTATCATTTGCACTTAGAGTAAAAAGTGGAACTGTtgagaatacattttaaatgtaaatttaaaaaaagtgtaaatgtcGAGAATAAAATTGAAATACAattttgagaataaagtcaaatgtCGCAAAATTtcatttcaactttattctcaaTATTTCTACTTTCTTTTCTTGAAGTACACAAAggatatcaaatcttcctcctATCATTCTTTATTTCTCATGTCTGGCCCTAATCGTCTTCCATACACTGATGTATTTagtgattatcttttttttatttagcataACAAAAAATCTCTGGTTGTGCACTTAAATTGTaccttgtcttgttttctttgtacgTGTGTGCttctttatttgtgttgtaATATTCTTTTGCCACATCACATTCAAGATTAAAGCTTTTATCGACTGTGCATGAGCCGCTCTTAACTCTTCAAAATGTAGGAAGTGAATGTGGATGTGTACTTGATTGTTTCTACGTCTCTTTGGTTTACTTAAACAGTTTGCTTTCACTGAAACAACAATCCTGTGTGTGCTTGTCATGTTGACTTGATGTTTGAGTTCACAGAGGGTCAAATGTCTTTGTGCATCCAAAAGATGGGAACTCCTCTGGCATCCCTgtagggagtttcagtcagAGTCTGAACGACAGGCAGACCTGCAGcctgaggaggaggtgggggaggagagaggatggaagaaaggggtgggggaggagggaTGGCTGGAGGTGgcaagggaggaggaggtggaggtatgggaggaggtggaggtgggggaGGAGACGGGATTGAAGaaaggggtggaggaggaggtggaggtgggggaggagggagtAAACCAGAAGGTGGAGGTGACCCTTGTGGGACTTTAGCCTCAGTCTTTGcccatgtctctctctgtgtgttcccCTCTTCACTCGGCATCCTCGAGAACCTCAACAGCGTCTCCATGGGAACAAACGCTGTCATGGCACCCGCGTTTTGCACCGGCGTGGACAGCACGTAGCCGATGTGGGCGTAGAAGTGCTGCTTGTCGTGCGTGGTCAGGCACAGGCGCTTGAAGCCTCTGCTTTTCGCATAGCGCTCAACCTCCTCCATAAGAGTCCGGCCGTAGCCCCGCCCCCGCTCGGCCTCGGACACGACCACGGACTCCACGAACAGGCAGCTGGTGTGACCTACAACCTGGGAGAGGCGAGCGTGGCCCAGCAGGCGCTCCGCCTCTCTGTGTCCCTGCAGGAGAACCAGACAGACGGGGAACTCTGGACAGGACTTCTGGAGGGAGTGGACCCGGGCCGCCTGGCTCCTCTGCCACTCGGAGTTGACGAGGTCAGCGCAGGGAACCAGCAGGTCCGGACGCCGGTGGATCGGAACAGCGCGGATCTTTGCGGGTTGATCAGAGCCAGTGTGGACCTTCTGATTAACTTCTCTACCCAACTCTGATATCTCACAGTCACTGCCAGCATGCTGTGTCTCATACTCTGACATGGAGTTGTGGCGTTCATCAACATTGGGCTCTCCTTCACTCTCGGGTTTGGAATTTGTTGATATGAAAGGTTCAGACCTGTAGTGATCAGGGTTTAACTACAGTCAGTCTCCATGTGAAACCCAACAGCAAACATGCAATTTCTCCGTTTTGTGGTGAGTCTGAACACATACACTTCTCAGCAGTGCACAAGAGGAGGCCTGATCAAAGATGCTCTTCAAGATAACATCCCTCCTGTGACAAATCTAACACAGAAACCTGCCTTTCATCATGTGGAAAGCAGCACACTCGGATCAGATGTATATGGCTTCTATCCTGGCAGGTACTAAGCTCCACACTGCTGTGAGAGGAGACGCATGGAAAAGGATGCAATGAGAGCACTGATCTCTGCCTAATCTCTGTCTCTGCACTCCCTGTTTCAAACCCCCTGCAACCtttttctgtctgcctctccTGTGCCTGGAGCAGACTCCCCACCCTGGACAAGATCTTAATGCAGCTTTGCTGGAGTTACTGGAGTTATGTGCTCTGCTCATGGACACTTAGCTGCTGCTGAAAGTAATATAGACAGTGGGAGTAAATATagcaaggagagagaggggatgacaCCCAGCAAAGggagctttttgtgtgtgtgtgtgtgtgtgtgtgtgtgtgtgtgtgtgtcgttctGTTCAAACTGTCCTGTAAttgtatatttgttttatgttttttttgtttgttttgttagtaCCTGCCTTAGGACTACGGATCAAATTTAGCTTTTGTGCTAATTCCGGCATATTTACATGGATACTATTTTGCTGATGTGTTGATTAATGTGGACTGTccttattaaataaataaataaatgaaatgaaatgagggGTCCAACTTGAGGCAGCTGCAAGAGCTCAGCCTCTGTACGTAAACCAATCCTTCATGAATTTCAGTCAGATTGAAGTGGCTAAAACTAGATTtatagtatttttttctttaaaaatacaagTGAAATTATCAATATGTAACTGAAACAGTTACCTGTCttgtgttatgtttgttttcagtgtatGTAAGCAGCACAGAGCTGTGTGATTTCTCTGCACTTTAGTCCATGGCATATTTCCCCTCAGGGCAGATAAAGTATGTAATAATATCCACTCTAATAAAGTCaatcaaaacacatttccaaCTCTGCTTCAAATGTTGTAACTCTCTGGGTATTGTCAGGATAATTTTAGGGTGAGTTAATTGTTAAATGGAATGAATTCAAACTTAGTCCACTTCTGCATCTCTGAGTGTCTTATGCTCAGTGAGTGTGACAGTGCACTCTGAGTTTACAAAGATGAGACGTTAAACTGAGCCTGCTATACCTGAGCCTGCTATACCTGAGCCTGCTATACCTGAGCCCACTTTGACAACACAAAACTGATTGtaaatgacagaaacaaaatatgtttctgtCATTTGCTTTATACTGTAGTTGGGCAAACAGCTCCAGTCTGCTGTCAGCAGTGTAACTGCATCAGAGGGTTTCGGTCAATACATTTTCACCTGCATTTCTATGGAAAAACTCTGTATTAGCATGATAGCCGTGGCTACACTAAGCTTATATACTGTACAGTGTACTTCACCACTACTTATGTGCACTCAACATGTCCTGTTTGAAAGATGTTTCCTTAAGGTCACTTTAATGCTGCCATCACGCTGTCTCATCAGTCTGAAAGGGGAAGTAGAGCTCTATCTAACACATCTCACCACACAGTTTCTTAACAACTGCAAATGTAGAGAAAACACAGTTTACACTATAAAAATACAGATTATATTGTGTCCtcatttaattcttttttttttgtatttccacTGCATACAAACAGAAGTGTAAACTTAAAAGTATTCATTCTGCAGCGACATATTCTCATTCATATCAAAGTATACTTCACGGCCACGCTGACGCCGATGTTACAGTTTGGCACTTTGAAGCACAAAGCAAACAATCAGTAGGAGACGGGAGGAGAGATGCAGTCACAAAGCTTAAAGTACTGGTTGATTCATTTAACGTTTTGTTTTGGAAGAGTCCCAAACTATATTAATTTTAAATTATCTTTACAAGACGTAAGCAAAAcacttattttaaagtaatgaaAAAACAGGAGATTCtctcatttctttaaaaaaaaatgatggggtcaaaatattctgtaaatgttttaactaactaacagaaaaaaatgtacaaaaactcACCGAAAGAGAAAGCTGAAGTCAAACGCCTGCGAGTGTTACTCAGCTGTGAGCTTGTTTGCACCAATTCAACGAAATTTCACAAATCGCCACGTCACATCCACAAAAAGGATGTTAGAGAGACGtaagaggaaaagaggaaactGGCAGTTTGACCTTCACACAAcagaaggaaagagaaaaaaacactgacaagtGAACCTTCAGATCCACTAGGTCACCTCAAATACActtgttggatttttttctcatttggAAGATGCTGAGTGGATTTTAAGATACCGCACAgagaaaacttttttaaatatctagaAATCTGCTTTCTCTAAATGTGTTACATTTGTCCAGAGCAACTTTTACAAGTATTAATTTAAAACTCTCATTAGGGAGATACCAAAATGcagtcttttttattattatttattttggggctttttatggctttattagagagacaggaaggcggatagtcagaaatcagagagagagagagagagagaaagggcaAAATGAGCCGGACTCGAAGCCGGGCCCCCCTGCCtgaggactgtagcctttgtacatggggtgcacaaaCTATCCACTAGGCCACCGACACCCCATGCACAATCTTTGATAAGTCCTCTGGGTAATTGCATCTCTGCTCCTGTGGTTGTTGTCTCTATTTGAGGAAAATTTGCGCATACTTCTCAGCCAGTAAGAATTAAAACTCTGCATCAGAGCGAGGTCTGCATGAAGACAAAGAACAAATACTTTTGAGGACTGGAAGTTTGAAGAAGGCCTTCGACTTGACAAAAATGCTGCAGATGACTGATGATTTTACAACtttctttaataaataaagatttaaaaaaggtgatAGTCTTGCTGCCTTGTCGTTTGTATCAGCTCTGCGCTTGAATATGAAATGATTGTGATCTTGTTGCTTTGAAAGCAAGGCTTATATATTATAAAGGCTTGTATTATGTGGTATCGTCATGGAGGTTTCCATTACCAATGATAATGGGTtgttaaaaacatacaaatgttaATTATTTAGTTCCTATGAATCAGAATCGCAAtggcattgttgtttttaatatgaGCCTAAGCAATAAATACATCGCAAAATTCTGAATGTATTGCACTGCTAAAAAAAACCAACTATCTAAAGGATCACTCAGTTCACATTTGACCTGTTTGATGGAGACACATGCTTCATCAACATGTTGCAGTCAGATGATACTTCAGCTAACTTCAGATAATTATTGGGATGTCTCCAATTTGAGAGAATCTCATCTGTCCCAAACGTCTGATAACTTCCCCACACACAATTCTACCTATCCTAAGTTTAACTCGGGATTCATCTTCATCTTTGATGCATGAAGTACAAACTACTGGTCTGGATAAATTCGTCACGTGGACGTCCAGTCATACAAAAGTatacttattttgtttttcacaggtAAGGGAAGCCCCGCAGTAAAGCagggcatcaaaaaattgagtTATACTCTTattgttcctctccacggaaatctttagtaaaaggcgaaagattTATACGATCTGAAGAGAAACAAGAGTgatctgaggaggaagaggcaaAGTGTCGAAAGCCATTGCTGGCCTTACCACTCTCTATTACGGTTCATTATAACACTTCCAAAACAATACAACAGTTTCAACCacaaaggttaaataatttAAGTTGTACAATTCTCTAACTCGCATCGTAacgtttgaaatgaaaatattaaaaaatacgAACATTTTATGTACACAATTGCTGCATTGCACGCTATGCATTGTGGGAGATTTAATTCTGACCTCGTGTCTAACGCTTTAAAGTTAAGTTTTGCTTGTTATTTTGATGTTTGCCGATAATGATGTGAAGTTAAggtttaaaggaaaaaaataagcGTTTACATTGGACTTAAATAGCGCTAGTTTTGTAACTCGTTCAGCTGAAACTGTACGCATGCGCATTAAGTACTACAGAGATTAAACGTATCAGGAGAGCATAGTAGTCTTCCCTTCTACAATGGCGGAAACAAGCTCTGTATGCTGAAACTATTACCAATATATGGTCAGTGTAAATACAACTTAATATAACTATGCTTGTTTTGCAGGGCACATTCAATAATGGTTCATACtatatttttttcacacactCAGGGTCATCATTTGGTTTGTTCTTATTTCCAGTGTCAACAACCTGTGTACAACTGAGCGTAGTAAGTTATACTCGAGCCAACATATCTTTGCGTAGAGTAAATTCACAAGCATGTTCGTAAATGATACAGGTTTCTGGTTAATTTTTAAACGACCTGACACAAACAAATACTGAAAACATTTCGCTTATATCTTATAGAAAAATATCACTACCCTCCTTTCTAATTCTGTACTCCTCTCAGCATCAACATCCATGTAAGGTAAAACTACAAATGTGACAGATGGTGTCCCTCACTGCATGATAGCTCGCTCATGTGCTAACTTTAGAAGTGTATGCAGAACAAGACcatttgttttgacaaaagGAGGAACCGCAAGTTTATAAGACGTAAACGAATCATCCAAGGATATTTATCACCAGTGTAACGTTACCTACATGTTTTATTCTCGGGTTGGGTCGCCGGTAATCCTCTTCATGAAGCTCAAGTGATTGACTGATCTG
This region of Labrus bergylta chromosome 12, fLabBer1.1, whole genome shotgun sequence genomic DNA includes:
- the LOC109993545 gene encoding N-alpha-acetyltransferase 80 — protein: MSEYETQHAGSDCEISELGREVNQKVHTGSDQPAKIRAVPIHRRPDLLVPCADLVNSEWQRSQAARVHSLQKSCPEFPVCLVLLQGHREAERLLGHARLSQVVGHTSCLFVESVVVSEAERGRGYGRTLMEEVERYAKSRGFKRLCLTTHDKQHFYAHIGYVLSTPVQNAGAMTAFVPMETLLRFSRMPSEEGNTQRETWAKTEAKVPQGSPPPSGLLPPPPPPPPPPPLSSIPSPPPPPPPPIPPPPPPLPPPAIPPPPPLSSILSPPPPPPQAAGLPVVQTLTETPYRDARGVPIFWMHKDI
- the hyal3 gene encoding hyaluronidase-3, with the translated sequence MVLLHLLLPFLHLLLLSIFPPCTSPSQTYVHGRDPVSVVAAAAPILQEHPFVVVWNMPTAQCGKRYNIHLDLNDFDIVENRRQRFQGQNMTIFYRDRLGKYPYLSRDGRKVNGGTPQLGDLSAHLSLAVTQISRSLHPKFNGLAVIDWEEWRPLWERNFGIKMKYRQLSKLLVKQERPDLSERAKTSLAKLKFEESARRFMEETLQVAVRDRPKGLWGFYGFPPCFNKQSRQTDQSYRGRCHRGTKQQNDRLSWLWRQSTALYPSVYLPKRLAGSSDAALMVRYRLLEALRVASVWHHDENTNHATPVLPYARLAFTHTLTFLNKTDLEHTLGESAALGAVGVVLWGELKFAKSKHQCILLREYVQTVLGPFIQELRSDTQRCSLQLCHGNGRCARRRPNSGHMVSMTSDPNQVKHFRCRCYPGWTGQECQEKKDTTGHNNK